The Brachyhypopomus gauderio isolate BG-103 chromosome 2, BGAUD_0.2, whole genome shotgun sequence genome contains a region encoding:
- the onecut1 gene encoding hepatocyte nuclear factor 6, with the protein MNAQLSMENIGDLHGVSHEPVPSAADLMTGDSVHHRSAVTHRSSLSAHARPMGMASILDSGDYHQHRPADHGLASHLHPAMSMACEAPPGMSMSSSYTTLTPLQPLPPISTVSDKFPHHHHHHHHHHHPHPHQRIPGNVSGSFTLMRDDRGLASMNNLYTPYHKDVTSMGQSLSPLSGSGLGSIHNSQQGLPPYAHPGATMPTEKMLTPNAFEAHHPAMLARHGEQHMTASSAGMVQINGIHHHPHAHLNAQGHGQVIGSAREQNHSSVPGSQINAGSNSGQMEEVNTKEVAQRITTELKRYSIPQAIFAQRVLCRSQGTLSDLLRNPKPWSKLKSGRETFRRMWKWLQEPEFQRMSALRLAACKRKEQDHGKGERGGVSKKPRLVFTDVQRRTLHAIFKENKRPSKELQITISQQLGLELATVSNFFMNARRRSLDKWLDDGSSAPSSSTCTKA; encoded by the exons ATGAATGCTCAGCTGTCGATGGAAAATATTGGCGATCTGCACGGAGTGAGCCATGAACCGGTGCCTAGTGCGGCGGACCTTATGACCGGCGACAGCGTCCATCACAGGAGCGCGGTGACCCATCGTAGCAGCCTGTCAGCCCACGCACGTCCAATGGGCATGGCATCAATCCTGGACAGCGGCGACTATCACCAGCACCGGCCAGCGGACCATGGCCTCGCTAGCCACCTGCACCCAGCCATGAGTATGGCGTGCGAGGCTCCCCCAGGAATGAGCATGAGTAGCAGCTACACGACCCTGACCCCGCTGCAGCCGCTGCCCCCCATCTCCACGGTCTCTGACAAGTTtcctcaccaccatcatcatcatcaccaccaccaccaccctcatccACACCAGAGGATCCCGGGCAACGTTAGCGGAAGCTTCACGCTGATGCGGGACGACCGAGGTCTGGCGTCTATGAACAACCTCTACACTCCGTACCACAAGGATGTTACCAGCATGGGACAAAGTCTGTCCCCGCTGTCAGGATCCGGACTGGGTAGCATTCATAACTCCCAGCAAGGATTGCCGCCTTACGCGCACCCAGGAGCCACTATGCCCACCGAGAAAATGCTCACACCAAACGCTTTTGAGGCGCACCACCCCGCGATGCTGGCCCGACACGGGGAGCAGCATATGACCGCCTCCTCGGCTGGAATGGTGCAGATCAACGGAATTCACCATCACCCTCACGCTCATCTTAATGCCCAGGGCCACGGGCAGGTGATCGGCTCTGCCCGGGAACAAAATCATTCCTCCGTGCCTGGATCGCAGATCAACGCAGGGAGCAATTCAGGACAAATGGAAGAAGTCAATACCAAAGAAGTGGCGCAAAGGATCACCACGGAGCTAAAGAGATACAGCATACCACAGGCGATCTTCGCGCAGAGAGTGCTGTGTCGCTCACAAGGCACCCTGTCCGACCTGCTGCGGAACCCCAAGCCATGGAGCAAGCTGAAGTCGGGGCGCGAGACCTTCCGAAGAATGTGGAAGTGGTTGCAAGAGCCCGAGTTCCAGAGGATGTCCGCGCTCCGCCTCGCAG CATGCAAACGGAAGGAGCAGGACCATGGTAAAGGAGAGCGCGGGGGTGTGTCCAAGAAGCCTCGCCTTGTCTTCACCGACGTCCAGCGCCGGACTTTACATGCAATATTCAAGGAGAACAAGAGGCCGTCCAAAGAGTTACAGATCACCATCTCCCAGCAGCTGGGGCTGGAGCTCGCCACCGTCAGCAACTTCTTCATGAATGCTCGGCGGCGTAGCCTGGATAAATGGCTGGATGACGGCAGCtcggccccctcctcctccacctgtaCCAAAGCGTGA